GCGGCAACGCCGGCCACACCGCCCTGACCGTGCTCGTGGTCGCCGTGATCTTCGGGGTCGTCAACGCGATCCTGAAACCGATCATCAAGGTCGTCGGGTGTGTTTTCTACATCCTGACGCTGGGCCTGATCGCCCTCGTCGTCAACGCGCTCCTCTTCCTCCTCACCGACTGGATCAGTCAACAGTTCGACCTCCCGTTCGCCATCGACGGTTTCTGGCCCGCGTTCTGGGGCGCGATCGTGATGGCCGCGGTGAGTTGGGTGTTGAGCTTCCTCGTCCCGGAGCCGCGCGCCGAGAACGACTGACCTGGCTGTCAGGGCATTCTGCTGTTGCGGGATACTTTCCTGCGGAGGACAGC
This genomic interval from Asanoa ferruginea contains the following:
- a CDS encoding phage holin family protein, which produces MGMLIRVVINAIALWITALLVPGIDVGGGNAGHTALTVLVVAVIFGVVNAILKPIIKVVGCVFYILTLGLIALVVNALLFLLTDWISQQFDLPFAIDGFWPAFWGAIVMAAVSWVLSFLVPEPRAEND